A window from Deltaproteobacteria bacterium encodes these proteins:
- a CDS encoding PilZ domain-containing protein has translation MELLKVEKSVKRAHPRVQARIEAKLKMPGGRTIVTGQILNISLGGLFIEMEEPLGFGKEFDLEFKLPDSTLHCRGLVVWSTRTQPQMAEGRSGIGVRLMKIDVSEMRQLESYISAHLETNNR, from the coding sequence TTGGAGCTGCTCAAAGTGGAGAAATCGGTTAAACGCGCACATCCACGTGTACAAGCACGTATTGAAGCTAAGCTGAAAATGCCCGGTGGTCGTACGATTGTCACCGGCCAGATCCTCAATATCAGCCTGGGCGGTTTATTTATTGAGATGGAGGAACCGCTTGGTTTTGGTAAAGAATTCGATCTGGAATTTAAGTTGCCAGACTCAACTCTTCATTGTCGTGGTTTAGTAGTCTGGTCAACTCGTACGCAACCGCAGATGGCCGAAGGGCGATCTGGTATCGGGGTACGCTTAATGAAGATCGATGTCAGCGAAATGAGACAACTTGAAAGCTATATCAGCGCACACCTTGAAACCAACAATCGCTAA